One genomic segment of Spirochaetota bacterium includes these proteins:
- a CDS encoding indolepyruvate oxidoreductase subunit beta: protein MNENEKVTNIFLSGVGGQGAILASNILAEVFLNSGYDVKKAEVHGMAQRGGEVTTHFRFGKKVYSPLIKHGDVDFLVSFELLEAIRYINWVKPEGRVIINNQMVFPPAVNLGLREYPKDVGETFKKYFKGNAYIINGQDIAKNLGSLQSANVVLVGALSSFFPGLKEELFLEAVKGLLASKLHDLNIKAFYEGKKAMERKD from the coding sequence ATGAATGAAAATGAAAAAGTGACAAATATATTTCTCTCCGGCGTTGGCGGTCAGGGCGCGATCCTTGCGAGCAATATCCTCGCCGAAGTGTTCCTGAATTCCGGTTATGATGTAAAAAAAGCGGAAGTACATGGAATGGCACAACGCGGCGGAGAGGTCACAACCCATTTCAGGTTCGGGAAGAAGGTCTATTCCCCGCTGATCAAGCATGGTGATGTTGATTTCCTCGTTTCTTTCGAACTCCTCGAGGCGATTCGCTATATTAACTGGGTGAAGCCTGAAGGCAGGGTAATCATAAATAACCAGATGGTATTCCCTCCTGCGGTAAACCTCGGCCTGAGGGAATACCCGAAGGATGTGGGTGAGACTTTCAAAAAATATTTCAAAGGCAACGCATATATAATCAACGGGCAGGATATTGCGAAGAACCTGGGAAGCCTTCAGTCCGCCAATGTGGTGCTAGTGGGCGCCTTATCAAGTTTTTTCCCGGGGCTCAAGGAAGAGCTGTTTCTTGAGGCCGTCAAGGGGCTTCTTGCCTCAAAGCTCCACGACCTCAACATTAAAGCCTTTTACGAGGGGAAAAAGGCTATGGAACGGAAAGACTGA